One Exiguobacterium sp. BMC-KP genomic window, CTTCGACTGTCATTTCAAGGACATCGGCAATCGTTTTGCCTTTATATTTCACTTCAAGTGTTTCGCGGTTATAACGTTTCCCGTGACAGACTTCACACGGAACATAGACATCCGGTAAGAAGTGCATCTCGATCTTAATGATTCCATCGCCACGACACGCTTCACAGCGTCCACCCTTGATGTTGAAACTGAAGCGTCCTTTTTTGTACCCACGAAGTTTTGCTTCGTTCGTTGAAGCAAAGACGTCACGAATATCATCAAAGACACCAGTATACGTTGCTGGGTTCGAACGTGGTGTCCGACCAATTGGCGATTGATCGATATCGATGACCTTGTCGATTTGGTCGAGACCGGTGATGCCTTTATGGGCACCCGGCTTTTCCTTCGCCCGGTTCATCTCGTGGGCGATCGTCTTATAGAGAATCTCATTGATCAATGTTGATTTCCCGGATCCCGACACACCCGTAACGGCAACGAATAAACCAAGCGGAATGTCGACATCAACGTTCTTCAGGTTGTTTTCCGACGCTTTGTGGATGTGGAGCATCCGACCGTCTGACTCTTTGCGTGTCGATGGGACAGGGATGAACTTCTTCCCAGACAAGTATTGACCGGTCAGCGAGTTCGCATCCTTCATCAGTTCTTCTGGTTTCCCGGCTGCCGTGACGAAACCACCGTGATCGCCAGCACCTGGTCCGATATCAATCAAATAGTCAGCTGCCATCATCGTATCTTCATCATGCTCGACGACGATCAATGTGTTCCCGAGGTCACGCATCGCTTTTAGCGTATTGATCAAGCGATCATTATCGCGTTGATGTAAACCAATCGATGGTTCATCGAGGACGTAAAGGACACCCGTCAAACGCGAACCAATTTGTGTTGCAAGACGAATCCGTTGCGCTTCCCCACCAGACAACGTACCAGCTGCACGAGAGATCGTCAGGTAATCGAGACCGACGTTCTCGAGGAACGACGCGCGTTCGTGAATCTCACGGACGATCATTTTTGAAATCGTCTTGTCTTTCTCACTTAATTTCTCTGGTAGTTCGTCAAAGAACATGACCGCTTGTTTAACGGACATCTTTGTCACTTCACCGATGTGGTGATCGGATACTTTGACGGCAAGTGATTCCCGTTTTAAACGATGTCCTTTACATGTCGGACATGCCTTCTTCGCCATATAGCCTTCCATCTGTTCACGGATGTAATCAGATGACGTCTCCTTGAAACGACGTTGTAAATTATTGAGGACACCTTCGAAGTAGAGATCCGTATTCCGGACCATTCCGAAATCATTTTCATAACGGAAATGGATTTCTTCTTTGGTGTTTCCATTCAAGAGTGTTTCGCGATGCTCTTCTGACAACTGTTCGAACGGTGTATCCATATCAATCTTAAAGTGGTCGCAGACCGCTTTAAGCAATTGTGGATAATACTGCGAACTTGTCGGTTCCCACGCCACGATTGCCCCTTCGTTCAATGACTTATCTGGATGCGGCACAACGAGATCGACATCGACCTCAAGTTTCGTCCCCAGTCCATCACATGACGTACAAGCACCAAACGGCGAGTTGAACGAGAACATCCGTGGCTCGAGTTCACCAATCGAGAAGCCACAAATCGGACAAGCATGGTGTTCACTGAATAAGAGTTCGTTTCCATCCATCGTATCGACGATGACACGACCGTCAGCGAGACGAAGCGCTGTTTCAAGCGAATCGGCGAGGCGGGCTTCGACGTCTGGTCGAACAACGACACGGTCGACGACGACTTCAATCGAATGTTTCTTATTTTTCTCAAGCGTGATTTCTTCCGCGAGATCAAGTGTCTCTCCGTTGACGCGGACACGGACGAAACCTTCTTTCTTAAGATCGTCGAGGACTTTAACGTGCGTTCCTTTTCGTCCGGAGACGATCGGCGCGAGGATTTGCAGACGCGTCCGTTCTGGTTGTTCCATTACTTGGTCGACCATCTGACTGATTGTCTGACTCGAAATCTCGATTCCGTGATTCGGACAGATCGGTTTCCCGATCCGTGCGTACAATAGTCGAAGATAATCATAGATTTCCGTCACGGTTCCGACCGTTGATCGTGGGTTTTTACTCGTCGTTTTCTGGTCGATCGAGATCGCTGGACTTAATCCTTCAATCGTGTCGACATCTGGCTTATCCATCTGTCCGAGGAACTGACGGGCATAAGCCGATAAACTTTCGACATAACGACGCTGTCCTTCAGCGTAAATCGTATCAAAGGCAAGCGACGATTTCCCTGACCCGGACAGACCCGTCAAGACGACGAGTTGGTCACGGGGAATTTCGACATCGATGTTTTGTAGATTATTGACGCGAGCGCCTTTGATGATAATCTGATTCTTCTTTTCTCCCAACTTAGGCACCTGCTTTCAATTCTAATATGAGGTCGCGGAGCTCGGCAGCTCGTTCGAACTGCATGTCCTTCGCCGCTTGACGCATCTCTTGGTCGAGCTGTTCGAGTAACGTTTCGCGCTCCGGTTTTTTGAGTTTGTTAAACTTCTCGAGTTTTTCGACGGTATCGTCGCTCTCGATCGTCGTACTAATGACACCACGGACATCTTTTTTGATCGTCTGCGGCGTAATGCCATGCTCTTCGTTAAATGCCATCTGAATCGCGCGACGACGTTCTGTCTCATCGATTGCTCGTTGCATTGAATCAGTGACTTTATCAGCAAACAAGATGACATGACCTTCTGAGTTTCGTGCTGCCCGACCAATCGTCTGGATTAGTGAACGGTCTGACCGGAGGAAACCTTCTTTATCGGCATCAAGAATCGTTACGAGCGAAACTTCCGGAATATCAAGTCCTTCTCGAAGTAAGTTGATCCCGACGAGGACGTCGTACTTCCCGAGTCGTAAGTCACGAATGATTTCAATTCGTTCGAGTGTCTTGATCTCCGAGTGCATGTAGTTGACCTTGACCCCGTGTTCCTTCAAATAATCGGTCAAGTCTTCCGACATTTTCTTCGTCAATGTCGTAACGAGGACACGCTCGTTCTTCGCCACGCGATCGCGGATGTTGTCCATCAAATAATCGATTTGTCCGGTAATCGGATGAATCTCAATCGTCGGATCAACAAGACCCGTCGGACGGATGATTTGCTCAACCATCTCTTTTGAATGTTCGAGTTCATACGGTCCCGGTGTCGCCGAGATATAGATTGCCTGACTGACTTTTTCTTCGAACTCCTCGAACCGTAGCGGACGGTTGTCTTTTGCTGAAGGCAGACGGAAACCGTGATCGACAAGGACTTGTTTCCGCGCTTGGTCGCCATTGTACATCCCGCGAATTTGCGGCAGTGTCACGTGTGACTCGTCAGCAACGAGTAAGAAGTCTTTCGGGAAGTAATCGATCAACGTATACGGTGTTGCCCCTTCCGGCATCAAGTTCAAATGACGCGAGTAGTTCTCGATTCCTGAGCAATAGCCCATCTCACGCATCATCTCGAGGTCATAGTTCGTCCGTTGCTCGAGCCGTTGTGCTTCAAGTAATTGATTGTCTTCACGTAACTTCGCAAGCTGCACTTCAAGTTCCTTCTCGATGTTCGCGATTGCCTTCTGCAAACGGGTATCCCCCGTCACGAAGTGGGACGCCGGGAAGATTGAAATATGCTCACGGTCCGCGATGATTTCACCTGTTAACGGATCCATATCACGAATCCGCTCAATCTCGTCACCGAAGAATTCGATTCGTACACACTGCTCATCACGCGACGCCGGGAAGATCTCAACGACGTCTCCTCGGACGCGGAACCGTCCGCGCTGGAAGTCGATATCGTTTCGCTCATATTGAATGTCGATCAAGCGACGGAGCATCTCATTACGCCCCATCTCATTACCGACACGAAGTGACAAGACGTGGTTGTTGTATTCTTCCGGGTTACCGAGACCATAGATACACGAGACAGAGGCAACGATCAAGACGTCCTCCCGTTCGAACAAGGCGGACGTCGCCGAGTGACGCAACTTGTCAATTTCATCATTGATTGAGGAATCCTTCTCAATGAACGTATCGGTCGACGGGACATATGCTTCCGGTTGGTAATAATCATAAAAACTAACAAAGTACTCGACCGCGTTGTTCGGGAAAAATTCCTTGAACTCCGAGTAGAGTTGTCCCGCTAGTGTTTTGTTGTGGGCAAGGACAAGCGTCGGTTTCTTGATTTCCTTGATGACGTTCGACACTGTGAACGTCTTCCCTGTACCGGTCGCCCCAAGCAACGTCTGATGTCGTTCGCCTTGTTTTAGCCCAGTCACCAATTTTTCGATTGCCGTCGGCTGATCACCGCCTGGCTCAAATGGTGAAACGAGTTCAAAATCCATCGTTTGCTTCCCCCTCATCACGTAAAAAATCTATTTTTATTGTACCACTTTACGAACAAACATTCGATTATGAAGTGCTCCTTTTAGGAAGTTACCCTTTTTTTCGAAAATGCAAAAGTTTCTTTTTGCTTCGAGTGTTGCACATCGATTTTTCGTTTACAAAAAAATCCCTATCACGGATGTTCCGTGACAGGGATGTACTCTTTAATGTAAGGACCGAACCTTCGTCCGACCATGGGCCGGCTCGTTCACGAACAGGATACCGAGTTCATGATGGTCTTGTTCATAGAAGGCACGTTGCGCAAAACGGATGTCCCCGTTATGGTTCATGACTTCAAGACGCAGATACGGTTTGTGTTTTTGAATGGCTTCATAGAACGACGCTTCCGAGTCGACCTTCTCACCGTTGACTTTATAGATCGCTTCCCCCGGAATCAAGCCCATCTCGGCAGCCGGTTTATCGGGAAGTGTCCCGAGAATCACCGCACCACGCGTTCCATTAAGGAAGAGCGGTGTTTGTGCCCGGTTCAAACGTTTGACCCGTTGATGCAACAGAATATGCAGGACGAGCAACAAAATGATGCCGTACAGCCATTCAGCTTGTCCGGTGACGTATGCAAGAACCGTCAACAAGATTGCAACGAGACTCGTGATCAAACGTCCTTGGACGAGTGGACGCATCAACTCCTTCGGTAACTTACCGGTAAAGAGGAAGCTGAAGCCGATCGGTAACCACACAATGATTGGAACGAGTCCCGGGAAACTGTAACGTGGCCACCATGTCTCGAGTACGTCGCCCGGAACGAAGACGAGCAGTGGCAAGAGCCAAAGCTTATTTGCTGACAAGCCACCGATGAAGCGACCACGCTTCGAGACGACGAGTGACGGGGACAGGCGGCGTTGCCCACGCCACCAGACGAGGACAACTTCAGCGATGAGTGTTACCGTCGCAAGTAATAAAATCATCTTCGGATCGACTGCGCGAACTGAATCGAGACGCGAATCCATCACGAACCAGCCGGCAAGTCCAAGTAAGACGATTGGCCAAAGCGGTACGTTTAAGCGAACGATGCCGATTAACAATAGCACGCTTGAAAGTCCAAGTAACATCAGAGCGTATTGTGGTGTCACCGTTAATCCAAGCCATCCGCTGACGACGGATAAGATAAGACCAACGAGTAGCCCCGGTAAAAGTGTTTCGAGAACATCGCTTCGTTTTCCGTGTGTCCGGGAGCGGAACAGACCACGCTCCCGTTTGACACGCCGGATGCCGATGACCCAACTGACAAGGAGTGCTAACCACAAGGTCGGACTGGCGATGAGACTAATCGCGGTCCAACCAATTTCATCGAGTAATTCCACGCGCATTCAGACCTCTTTCCATTCCTTATTATTGAGCAGCGACCTCGAGTGCTTTTTTCCGCTGAACGTCATTCTTGTCATCCTCGAGTTTCTTCAGGAGACGTGTCTCCATCTCACCCGCCGTCTGCTGATCGATTTTTCCTGTGACATCAAGCTTCGCATCCTTTTGCAAGGCTTCAACGGCTTTCTTCATCGTGTCACCGAAATAGCCGTCCTGTCCTTTTGGCTCGTAACCGATTGCTTCAAGGACCAGGTGAGCGTTTTCGACCGATTTTCCATAATCACCGACTGCGAGTGACTTTTTGTCAGTCAAAATCTTCGTGACGTTAAAGTAAGCCGGTTGCTTGACTTCAATCGTCGGCTTGACCCCTTTTTTGTGGATCCAGTTGCCGTCCGGTGTTAGCCATTTGTTCGTCGTCAACTTCAAGTCGCTACCGTCCTTCAGGTCATAGGCACTTTGGACAATTCCTTTACCAAACGATTTTGTACCGACGACCTCAGCCCCAGCACCTTCTTTCAGACCAGCTGCTAAAATCTCAGACGCCGATGCCGATCCGCCGTCTTCGAGCACGACGATGTTATAAGGTTTCTTCTCGTCTGCCTTCCCGAATTCCTGCTGACGCTCTCCCTTATTGTTCTCTACTTGATAAATCGGAACATCCGTCGGGATGAACGATGCAATCATTTTCGAGACAGCCGTTAGTAGACCACCTGGGTTCCCTCGGACGTCGATGACGAGTCCATCAATATTCTGACTCTCGAGTTTCGCAAGACCCTTCTCAAACTCTTCTGCTGTCGGTTCCGAGAACTGTGTCACTTGCAAGACACCGATCTTCTTCCCGTTGACGTCTTCCGTCGACGTATAGACCGTCTCAATCGGAATCGTATCCCGTTTGATCGTGATATCCATCGCGTCTTGACCACTGCGCTGAATCGTCAGGACGACGTTCGTCCCTTTTTCACCACGAATTTTTTTGACCGCTTGATCCGTCTTTTGACCTTTTGTCGACTTACCATCAATTTCTAAGATGACGTCGCCCGGTTTGATGCCCGCTTTTTCAGCGGGTGAGCCTTTGATTGGTGAGACGATGACGATCGACTCACCTTTTTGTTCAAGCGTTGCCCCAATCCCTTCAAACGAAGACGACAGATTCGTATTGAACGATGCCGTCTCTGACTCATCCATGTAGACCGAGTACGGGTCGTCGAGCACTTCCGCCATCCCGGATAACGCACCATCCAGCAGTTCTTTATCCGTCACGTCCTCTAGATAGTTCTGTTCGATCATTTGACGCACCTGATCGATTTTTTTCCAATCCCCCGTTGCATTCGAAGAAGACGATGATGTCGAGACGGAATCCGTTCCGCCTGCCGCCAACATCCCGACGGCACCTGCCCCTAAACCAAGCCCGAAGGTACTGACCG contains:
- a CDS encoding PDZ domain-containing protein yields the protein MRVELLDEIGWTAISLIASPTLWLALLVSWVIGIRRVKRERGLFRSRTHGKRSDVLETLLPGLLVGLILSVVSGWLGLTVTPQYALMLLGLSSVLLLIGIVRLNVPLWPIVLLGLAGWFVMDSRLDSVRAVDPKMILLLATVTLIAEVVLVWWRGQRRLSPSLVVSKRGRFIGGLSANKLWLLPLLVFVPGDVLETWWPRYSFPGLVPIIVWLPIGFSFLFTGKLPKELMRPLVQGRLITSLVAILLTVLAYVTGQAEWLYGIILLLVLHILLHQRVKRLNRAQTPLFLNGTRGAVILGTLPDKPAAEMGLIPGEAIYKVNGEKVDSEASFYEAIQKHKPYLRLEVMNHNGDIRFAQRAFYEQDHHELGILFVNEPAHGRTKVRSLH
- the uvrB gene encoding excinuclease ABC subunit UvrB — encoded protein: MDFELVSPFEPGGDQPTAIEKLVTGLKQGERHQTLLGATGTGKTFTVSNVIKEIKKPTLVLAHNKTLAGQLYSEFKEFFPNNAVEYFVSFYDYYQPEAYVPSTDTFIEKDSSINDEIDKLRHSATSALFEREDVLIVASVSCIYGLGNPEEYNNHVLSLRVGNEMGRNEMLRRLIDIQYERNDIDFQRGRFRVRGDVVEIFPASRDEQCVRIEFFGDEIERIRDMDPLTGEIIADREHISIFPASHFVTGDTRLQKAIANIEKELEVQLAKLREDNQLLEAQRLEQRTNYDLEMMREMGYCSGIENYSRHLNLMPEGATPYTLIDYFPKDFLLVADESHVTLPQIRGMYNGDQARKQVLVDHGFRLPSAKDNRPLRFEEFEEKVSQAIYISATPGPYELEHSKEMVEQIIRPTGLVDPTIEIHPITGQIDYLMDNIRDRVAKNERVLVTTLTKKMSEDLTDYLKEHGVKVNYMHSEIKTLERIEIIRDLRLGKYDVLVGINLLREGLDIPEVSLVTILDADKEGFLRSDRSLIQTIGRAARNSEGHVILFADKVTDSMQRAIDETERRRAIQMAFNEEHGITPQTIKKDVRGVISTTIESDDTVEKLEKFNKLKKPERETLLEQLDQEMRQAAKDMQFERAAELRDLILELKAGA
- a CDS encoding S41 family peptidase — its product is MKKSTTAVIAVSTFGLGLGAGAVGMLAAGGTDSVSTSSSSSNATGDWKKIDQVRQMIEQNYLEDVTDKELLDGALSGMAEVLDDPYSVYMDESETASFNTNLSSSFEGIGATLEQKGESIVIVSPIKGSPAEKAGIKPGDVILEIDGKSTKGQKTDQAVKKIRGEKGTNVVLTIQRSGQDAMDITIKRDTIPIETVYTSTEDVNGKKIGVLQVTQFSEPTAEEFEKGLAKLESQNIDGLVIDVRGNPGGLLTAVSKMIASFIPTDVPIYQVENNKGERQQEFGKADEKKPYNIVVLEDGGSASASEILAAGLKEGAGAEVVGTKSFGKGIVQSAYDLKDGSDLKLTTNKWLTPDGNWIHKKGVKPTIEVKQPAYFNVTKILTDKKSLAVGDYGKSVENAHLVLEAIGYEPKGQDGYFGDTMKKAVEALQKDAKLDVTGKIDQQTAGEMETRLLKKLEDDKNDVQRKKALEVAAQ
- the uvrA gene encoding excinuclease ABC subunit UvrA; the protein is MGEKKNQIIIKGARVNNLQNIDVEIPRDQLVVLTGLSGSGKSSLAFDTIYAEGQRRYVESLSAYARQFLGQMDKPDVDTIEGLSPAISIDQKTTSKNPRSTVGTVTEIYDYLRLLYARIGKPICPNHGIEISSQTISQMVDQVMEQPERTRLQILAPIVSGRKGTHVKVLDDLKKEGFVRVRVNGETLDLAEEITLEKNKKHSIEVVVDRVVVRPDVEARLADSLETALRLADGRVIVDTMDGNELLFSEHHACPICGFSIGELEPRMFSFNSPFGACTSCDGLGTKLEVDVDLVVPHPDKSLNEGAIVAWEPTSSQYYPQLLKAVCDHFKIDMDTPFEQLSEEHRETLLNGNTKEEIHFRYENDFGMVRNTDLYFEGVLNNLQRRFKETSSDYIREQMEGYMAKKACPTCKGHRLKRESLAVKVSDHHIGEVTKMSVKQAVMFFDELPEKLSEKDKTISKMIVREIHERASFLENVGLDYLTISRAAGTLSGGEAQRIRLATQIGSRLTGVLYVLDEPSIGLHQRDNDRLINTLKAMRDLGNTLIVVEHDEDTMMAADYLIDIGPGAGDHGGFVTAAGKPEELMKDANSLTGQYLSGKKFIPVPSTRKESDGRMLHIHKASENNLKNVDVDIPLGLFVAVTGVSGSGKSTLINEILYKTIAHEMNRAKEKPGAHKGITGLDQIDKVIDIDQSPIGRTPRSNPATYTGVFDDIRDVFASTNEAKLRGYKKGRFSFNIKGGRCEACRGDGIIKIEMHFLPDVYVPCEVCHGKRYNRETLEVKYKGKTIADVLEMTVEDALAFFENIPKITRKLQTIADVGLTYMRLGQPATELSGGEAQRVKLASELHKRSTGKTIYILDEPTTGLHVHDIARLLKVLQRLVDNGDTVLVIEHNLDVIKTADYLIDLGPEGGDGGGTIVAAGTPEQIAEVKASYTGHYLAPVLERDAARIES